The window GTTCGGAGAAAATTGTTCTGTAGCGCTGCAGGTAATCCAGCCCTTCCAATAAAGAACTGGCGGCCAGCCATGCATATCCAAGCGCATGGAAGTGCGAAGGGTGCCACACCTTGCCGGCATCAAGCCCAAAACATGGGTCGTCTATGGTGTCGGCGGCCAGTTGCCACAAGTTGTCTATCCTGCGGTGGGCGATCCTGACTTCCGGATCGGACAATACGGCGAAGGTCAGATCTTCTTCCGCGAAAATGGGGCGAGGATCATGCCCATGGTATTCGATCAGGTTCCAGAGGGTGTTGGCCTGCGTAAGTTGAAAGGTTTCCGGCATTGAGTCTCCTTGGGCATCATCCCTACCTGATGTTGACGCGTAATGTCGAGCATGAGGCATCTTTGGTCATGTCTCTGGTTGATCCGTTTTTGTACCTTTCAGATGTAGAGAAACGTATCAACAGGAGGCAAACGTACTATGCGTCCCGTTTTGAAAATCTTATCGGTGCTGGCTTTACTGGTAGTCCCGACCAAGTTGGGATGGGCGGAATCGTCCAAAAGAGACGCTGTTCCACTGGTTGCCGCCGAAGTGCCAACCGTGTGTACGCGGACAATATACCATGATGGAAGTAACCTCGTGCGCGACAGGGTCTGTGCCACGTTTGAGACCTCCTTCATGGACGAATATGGCGTTGAACGTGGTCTGAAGGTCTTGGCTCAGGTGATGGAGACCTTGGAACAGGCCGATGACAGAGTCTTCACCATGAAGGTCTACCTCGACCACCATCTGGTGGCTCAGAGACATGGCACCTCGCTTTTCGGTTCGGTTAGCTTCAACCTGACAACTGGTGGAGTGGTGGCTGCGGAAGTGAACGCCCGGAACTACCGGGAGCAGATGCAGTTCATCGTCTACCATGCGCAGGGGGAGCCCTCTTGAGTAACCTCAACCGGAAAAGGCCCCACAGTGACATGCGTCGCTGTGGGGCCTAGTATTGTTTTATTGCGGCTTTTCTACTTAACGGGGAGCAGCTCCAAGTCCACGACAATATCCACTTCATTGCCGATGAGCAGGCCTCCATCGTCGAGGGTCTGGCTCCACGTTACACCAAAGTCGCGCCTGTCGATGACCAGCTTGGCCTTGCCGCCCAGGCGATAATTGCCCCATGGGTCCTTGCGGCGCTCGGTCAGGCCGCTGACGGCAAACTCCACCTCGTGGGTCTTATCCTTGATGGTCATGTTCCCCTTGGCGACAAATCCATCACCGGAGCGAGTGACCTCGGTGCTCTTGAAGGTCATGACCGGATAGGTAGTCACTCCAAAGAAGTCACCGCTTTTCAGGTGCGCGTCGCGCTTGTCCACGCCCGTGTTGATGCTGTCCACAGCAATGGTGACATCAAAGCTGACGGGCATGTCGTCCTTGAACATGAGGGCGCCCTTGATGTCCGGGAATGAACCGCGCACCTTGGCGATCATCATGTGCTCAATGGCGAAATGGGCCGCCGAGTGGTCCGGGTCAATGTTCCACGTTTCAGCTCTGGCAGATGTTGCGCAGAAGAGCAGTGCCACTGCAATTAAGAGTATTTTCTTCATGGCTTCTCCTTCATTCTGTTACGGTTTGGCGTGTTTAACGAATGTGCCGTCCTGATATTCCTTGAAAGCGAGCGTCAGCTCTTCCTGTGTGTTCATGACAATGGGACCGCGCCATGCGATGGGCTCATTCAGGGGCTTGCCCGTGAGCAGGAGGAATCGGACAGTCTCATTGGCTCCTGATATGGCGAACTCATCGCCGTCATCGAAAAGAACCAGCGTCTTGTTCTCCACGGTGGTGCCGTTAACCGTCCCCTTGCCATCGATGACATAAATGAACGCGGTGTGTCCCTGTTTGGTCGGGTGCACGAATTCAACCCCGGCAGGCACTGTGCAGTCCATGTATTCGGGGTCGATGACAATATCGCCCACTGGACCGGTCGTGTTGGCGATGGTGCCGGCAATGACCTTGATGACAGTGCCGTCGTCCAGAGTGATCTCGGGAATTTCATCGGCAGTGATACCCCGGTAGCGGGGATCCATCATCTTGTCCCGGGCCGGAAGGTTGGCCCAGAGCTGAAAACCGTGCATGCGTCCGGCATCGTCTCCCTTGGGCATTTCCTGATGAATGATACCGCTCCCGGCGGTCATCCACTGGACGTCGCCCGAAGAGATCACACCGTCATTACCGAGGCTGTCACCATGTTCCACATCACCGCTGGTGACATAGGTAATGGTCTCGATCCCCCGGTGGGGATGCCAGGGAAAACCGTTGATGAAGTCCTCGGGGCTATCCCCACGAAAGTCATCGAGCATCAGAAACGGGTCAAAGGTAGGAGTATCCATATAGCCGAATACACGGCGTAATTTGACGCCTGCCCCCTCTGTGACAGCTTCGCCTTTCATGATTTGCTTAATCTCACGACGCATAGAGTTCTCCTTTCTTTCAGAGCCCCGGCTATGAAAAAAGGTGAGCCGGGTATTCTCATATATACCACAAGCTGCACGTCGGAGACAGTGACAATTAACTTTTTGTGCTGTCTGCGTTGCAGCTTCGTGGGAAGGAGATCACGAAGCGGGAGCCTTTTTCGGAAGAAGAGGCGCGGATGGTGCCGCCGTAGTCGGTGACAATACCGTAACTGATGGACAGGCCGAGGCCCGTGCCTCTCCCTACTTCCTTGGTGGTGAAGAAGGGCTCGAACAGTTTGGAGAGCAGGTCTCGCGGGATGCCGGTGCCGGTATCCATTACTTCGGCAATGACATGACGGCGGGTGGCCCGGGTACGCAGTGTGATGACGCGGTCAGTGGCATTCCAGTCCTGTTGGCCACACTTCTCGTCAATGGCGTCGCGGGCGTTGAGCAGGAGGTTGATGAACACCTGCTCCATGCGGCTCGGCTCCGCCTGAATGGGGGGTAGGTCATCTTCCAACTGCCAACCGACCTCGATGTCGTGCAACTTGAGCTGCTGACTGAAGAAGTCGAAGGCGCGGCGGATCACGTCGTTGAGCATGACCGGCTCGGTCTCTACCGTGGACTTTCGGCCGAATTCCCGCATGTGGTTGATGATCTTGGTGGCGCGCTCCACGTTGTTGGAGATTTTTTCGCTCATGTTCTCCATGGTCGGGCGGTCCGGCAGCTTGTCCTGCTTCATCTTGCGCTTGAACAGGTTGGCCGCCATCTGGAGCACTGCCAGCGGCTGGTTCAGTTCATGGGCCACGCCGGTCGCCATCTCGCCAAGAGTCGCCATCTTGCTGGCCTGCACGAGTTGCTCGTCGGAGCGGATACGCTCGGAGATATCGGTGACCACCATGAGCAGGACCGGACGATCCTCAAACTGGGAGCGGGTGGTGGAGGTGCTGGCCCAGAACATGTCGCCGTCAGCATTGAGATGCTTGGTCCGCTTGAGGGGCTGTACGTTGTCGATGGCTTCGCGGTTTGCCTTGACCTCGTCAATGGCGACCAGATCAAGAACGGTGCGGCGAATGAGGTTGCCCTTGGTATATCCGTACAATTCGGATGCAGTGTGGTTGCAGTCGAGAATCTGGAAGGTCTCCACGTCGAGGACCAGTACAGCGTTGGGGATGTTGTTGAAAATGGCGTAATACTTCTGTTCGGACGCCTTCAGGTCTTCTTCCAGCCGTTTGCGCTGGGTAATGTCGAGACACATCTCCATGGCGGCCACGATCTCACCTTTCTCATCATATATGGGCGCGGTGTTTACGATCCAGTGGGCCTGCGAGCCATCCTTGTAGTAACCGATCTCCTCGGTGGTGTGCGACTTGCCATCGGCAAAGGTCTTCTCCACCGGACAGACTTCGCACTTGCAGTCGCGGCCTTTGTAGGCGCGGAAACAATAGTCGCCAGGCTTGGCCTGAAAGCGTTCGGCAAAGGTCTGGTTGTATTGCAGGAGGCGGTAGTTGCGGTCCTGTA of the Pseudodesulfovibrio sp. zrk46 genome contains:
- a CDS encoding PAS domain S-box protein, which encodes MIKKLIDTFMRLRISLALKIIISIIALMALLMVGLFSVNIHRYEETAIRNAAIGADEIAEVVKAGLKSAMRLDPRKDTEALIAEVQDLNHIASVAIYDKKGNPSFKGDLILPPGPLPKDHALCVMCHAQEPPLAFAELQDRYAITEDSAGNRFIRIVSPIPNEPGCATANCHVAERHDSFLGIVEMNVSMASIEGNLSLLIMDNAKYVMFSLVAIVLILFMVTYWLVDTPIKGMIETTRRIALGDYDVRVDVKQNDELGELAQAINRMAFEVGSQYEELHKQRGSYQSLFEGVPCLITVQDRNYRLLQYNQTFAERFQAKPGDYCFRAYKGRDCKCEVCPVEKTFADGKSHTTEEIGYYKDGSQAHWIVNTAPIYDEKGEIVAAMEMCLDITQRKRLEEDLKASEQKYYAIFNNIPNAVLVLDVETFQILDCNHTASELYGYTKGNLIRRTVLDLVAIDEVKANREAIDNVQPLKRTKHLNADGDMFWASTSTTRSQFEDRPVLLMVVTDISERIRSDEQLVQASKMATLGEMATGVAHELNQPLAVLQMAANLFKRKMKQDKLPDRPTMENMSEKISNNVERATKIINHMREFGRKSTVETEPVMLNDVIRRAFDFFSQQLKLHDIEVGWQLEDDLPPIQAEPSRMEQVFINLLLNARDAIDEKCGQQDWNATDRVITLRTRATRRHVIAEVMDTGTGIPRDLLSKLFEPFFTTKEVGRGTGLGLSISYGIVTDYGGTIRASSSEKGSRFVISFPRSCNADSTKS
- a CDS encoding pirin family protein, translating into MRREIKQIMKGEAVTEGAGVKLRRVFGYMDTPTFDPFLMLDDFRGDSPEDFINGFPWHPHRGIETITYVTSGDVEHGDSLGNDGVISSGDVQWMTAGSGIIHQEMPKGDDAGRMHGFQLWANLPARDKMMDPRYRGITADEIPEITLDDGTVIKVIAGTIANTTGPVGDIVIDPEYMDCTVPAGVEFVHPTKQGHTAFIYVIDGKGTVNGTTVENKTLVLFDDGDEFAISGANETVRFLLLTGKPLNEPIAWRGPIVMNTQEELTLAFKEYQDGTFVKHAKP
- a CDS encoding YceI family protein; protein product: MKKILLIAVALLFCATSARAETWNIDPDHSAAHFAIEHMMIAKVRGSFPDIKGALMFKDDMPVSFDVTIAVDSINTGVDKRDAHLKSGDFFGVTTYPVMTFKSTEVTRSGDGFVAKGNMTIKDKTHEVEFAVSGLTERRKDPWGNYRLGGKAKLVIDRRDFGVTWSQTLDDGGLLIGNEVDIVVDLELLPVK